Proteins encoded by one window of Crassostrea angulata isolate pt1a10 chromosome 9, ASM2561291v2, whole genome shotgun sequence:
- the LOC128162216 gene encoding putative nuclease HARBI1: protein MAAFMRVVDEQVRRDLRRQRIFRDRQNPLDAYDDLEIIQRYRLDRQSIISIIDLIKDRLERPTQRSVSLPVSLQVFATLRFLGSGTQQRLIGDTLGISNSSVRCKILFRSIEDVTNVLSASLQNINFPTSDIDVTRTKVGFHSIAGFPNVLGAIDGTHIAITAPSTDEHLYICRKGYHSINVQAIVDADMKFLSIVSKWPGSTHDAFVWANSSIARRFESGQVDGWLLGDSGYPLRPWLLTPVNRQSCRGEDRYNRSHRRSRVVVEQAFGVLKSRFRCLHKTGGVLDYQPTKCCKIIFVCCQLHNICIDKHLPVSDIPEELPEDENDVVYQGPVNDGKSTRDQLIRQRFS, encoded by the exons ATGGCGGCGTTCATGAGGGTTGTTGATGAGCAAGTGCGACGGGATTTGAGGCGGCAGCGCATTTTTAGGGACAGACAGAATCCCCTTGACGCCTACGACGACCTTGAAATCATTCAGCGATATCGGTTAGACAGGCAATCCATCATCTCGATCATCGATTTGATTAAAGACCGCTTAGAGAGGCCCACCCAGCGATCGGTCAGCCTACCTGTATCTCTACAAGTCTTTGCAACTTTGCGCTTCCTTGGTTCTGGCACCCAGCAGAGACTGATTGGGGACACGCTAGGAATTTCGAA TTCTTCAGTGCGATGTAAAATTTTGTTCAGGTCCATCGAAGATGTAACAAATGTCTTGAGTGCATCACTGCAAAACATCAACTTTCCAACCAGTGACATTGACGTTACCAGGACGAAGGTGGGTTTCCACTCCATTGCTGGATTTCCCAATGTGCTAGGAGCCATTGACGGTACCCACATTGCAATAACTGCACCTTCTACCGACGAACACCTTTACATATGTCGGAAGGGCTATCATTCAATCAATGTCCAGGCAATAGTTGATGCTGACATGAA ATTTCTGAGCATTGTCAGTAAATGGCCAGGTTCCACACATGATGCTTTTGTCTGGGCCAATTCCTCCATAGCCCGACGTTTCGAGAGTGGTCAGGTTGATGGGTGGCTTCTGGGCGATTCCGGTTATCCTCTTCGACCGTGGCTTTTAACACCAGTCAATCGTCAAAGTTGCCGGGGAGAAGATCGATATAACCGGTCACACAGGAGATCAAGGGTTGTCGTGGAGCAAGCCTTTGGCGTTTTAAAATCCCGCTTCAG ATGTCTGCATAAAACAGGAGGGGTTTTGGATTATCAACCTACAAAGTGTTGCAAGATTATCTTTGTCTGTTGCCAGCTACACAATATCTGTATCGACAAGCATCTTCCAGTTAGTGATATTCCAGAAGAACTGCCCGAAGACGAAAATGATGTTGTGTACCAGGGTCCGGTCAATGACGGTAAATCAACCAGAGACCAACTAATCAGGCAACGGTTCTCTTAG